The following DNA comes from Candidatus Acidiferrales bacterium.
TTCCTATCATGGTCTCCCCAATTGCAATTAGACGCCACGTCGGGGCTTGGAATCAAGATAGTGTCGACGCAACTTCCATTCGAACTAAAAACCCAAACACCAAGCGGTCCCGCGCAAAAGAGATTACCCGAGGAATCGAACTTCATGCCATCCGCGTATCCTGTCGGCCTGATGGTCGCAAATACCTGCTTATTCGCCAACACCGAATCGTCGACGACATCCCAGACATATACGATGCGGGCCTGCGAGTCGTTGATGTAAAGCTTGGACTCATCGTTAGAAAAACAGATCCCGTTCGGGAGACTGAGCGAAGAATCAAGGAGTCGGACCGACCCCGCCGGGCTTATTCTGTAAATGCCCGCAAAACTCAACTCGCGACTTTGCCCGGAGGGGACGTTAAACGGCGGATCAGTAAAGAATATGGATCCGTCGGACCTCACGACGACATCGTTGGGGCTATTGAATTTCTTCCCCTGATAAGTCGAGGCGAGTGGAGTGATCGTTCCGCTTGAATCCATTCGGACAACCCTCCGGAACCCCATCTGGCAAAACACAAGCCGCCCCTGATGATCGAAAGTCATTCCGTTTGAACTATCGGAAGGATTTAGGAACGGAGTCGCGATGCCCGTTTTCGGGTCGTACTGGTAAATCTTGTTTCCCGCTATGTCCGAAAAAAGAAGCGTGCTGTCTGTCGCCGATTTTAATCCCGGCCCATCATACCACACAGGTCCCTCCACCTGCAGGAAACCTGTATGGAGTTTTTCAACCTTGGCCCCCGCCGGAACCGGCGATTGCGCAAAAGATGTCGCCGAAATTAGAATCAGCAAGAGAAAAATTTTCACTTTCAAAATTTTTGATATCAAGTTATTCCTCCGACATTGATAATTATTCATAATGAACCGGGTATGTTGTTATTTAAGAAGAAGCATTTTTCTTGTCGAAACATAACCCGCGGTTTCTAATCTATAGAAATACACTCCGCTTGCAAAACGCGAACCATCAAGAGCGACGCTGTGCCTCCCGGCCGCTTGGGTCGCGTTAACAAGTGTCGCAACATCTCGACCAAGCACATCATAAACTCTCAACGTCACACGACCACCGGCTGAAAGTTGATATGTAATTTCCGTCGTTGGGTTGAACGGATTGGGATAATTTGAGAACAGCATTGTCCTTTCCGGCAGCGAATTCCCACCACCAGCGAACAGTGTTGCCTTGTCGACCAGTTGGTCGGGTGGGATATTTCCTTTGTCATAATAATACCATTCCTGACCGAGGTTAATATAAGTCAGACCGGTGTTATTTATAACTATGGCATCAAAAGAAATATTCGGAGGCACTGTGTCTCGGGAATGCACCTCAACGGCAACCACATTCTTTCCGTCTTTCAAATAGGCAGATCGATCCTGACTGCTCATTACGATTGACGTTGCCAGTGTCATCGGACCCTTTGCGTAGGTATCGTATGAAACATCAGCACTTGGATCGATATTCACTCTGCCGATCTCTTTCCCATTTACATATGCGACAGCACCGTCGTGACCTTTTACGTAGACACGGAAATCAAGCATGGAGGCAACATCGCTAAGGTCCACTGTTTGCCTGAAATAAACGGTTGTTGCGGAAGAGACTTTCGTGCTGTCGCCTGGTGCTCCATCGTTGCCCAGCGGAGCCTTCCCTAATTTCCATTCGGAAAGATCGTAAGCGGTCGAACCGTCCCATGTTAACAAAGCTTTTGTCGTGTCGACGCTGAAGCGTACCACGACAGAAGTGTCCATCGTTATACCGTAAGCGTTCTTCGCTCTTAGATAATAAGTGTACGACTGTCCTTGCTGACATGATAATACTGTAGAATGGATGCGAGTCCCGGTTACGGCAAATTGATTCTCCATCTCATCGTATGGTTTGTCCGAGGTGCTGTATCGAACCGTATCGTACTCTGCAGTTCGAACATTTAGGGTATACGTTGGCGTCGTCACGACAAATAACGAATCAGGATAACGCACAATTGATGGAGGAGTTGTTTCATTGAACGGAGTCCAAGCATCGATTGTATCGATCAACGCGATCAGCGTGTCGGCAATTTTCTGATGAGTGGCGACGTTAGGATGTCCTCCGTTCACATAACCGCCATTGTAGTATGGAAAATAAGAATAGAAGACGTTCGTGTGTCCGATGGCATTTTCTTCAGAAACAACTTGAGCAATTGTATTCTGCAGCCATGTAATTCCGTTTGCGGCCACCGCCAGGATCTTCGCATGGGGGTACACATCCATTATGTTTGAAATAAAAGTGTGATATTCTTCTTTGAATGTGCTCGTGTTAGCCGCCGAAATGGTCCCGGTAGAATAACCGCCCCAGCCGTTGTAGTCGTTCAGACCGAGACAGATTACGACGAGATTCGGTTTCCATTTTGAAAAATCCCATGCGGGTGCAGTTGCATAGGCCACGGTGCTGCCAAAGATACTCGGAAGGTTGTTGGCATAGTTCCCAAGATAATCGAGAACGAGTCCCCAACCGGAGTGTGCTGTCACGGTATATTGCGCCCCATAGTGGCGGGCTATGATTGATGGAAATCCTTCATATAGATCGGTCCAGTCGCCGCTCGGCGCTGCATCCGTGCTGTCCCACAAATTTCCCGACGCGCAGGTGTAGGAATCCCCGATGAATTCAATTCCTCTTGAGGACGCCGAGGGCGGCGGAACAAGCGTCCTGCCACTATCGAGAATAAACCCGTTGAAGGAAAATTTCGTCCAGTTCGTCTCGTTTCTCAGCGTGATCAGAATTGTGTGAACGGTGTCTTGAAGTCCTGTCTTCAAAATGTACGATGAAATGCCCGATCCCGTACCATGAAAGTCAATGAACGTGGTATCGTCAATGAAGACATTATAATAACTGAAGTTATCATTAAGACTAATGCCGATGCTTGTCCCTTCAAATGCGGCAAATATATAGACTCCAGGCCACGAATGCGTCGGTGCCAGTGGATTTGAGAAATCCCATCTGCCGTAATACTGGATGCTGGGATCATTGGCTGGAACTAGGTTCGAGGAGTGGAGTGAATTATTGAGCCCAAACGTCATAACCAACACGATTGTAAGAGGTATAGAATGTTTCATCCTTTCATGCTCCTTGAAAACTAATCCTGCGGAAACTTCTGGCTCAGTCCTGCCGATTATTCATTATCCGCATTGTTGGTGAACTGTTCATCGATGAAAACTTTATGCGTAATCGTTCTCGGATCACTGAACAGCTCTTTGATTTGTTCGTCGGAATTGTTGGTGTGCACAAATTCCGCCCATATCATGAAATATGTCCAGTCAGACTGGTCTCTTAAAATCTCCGGCGTCGGTGCTTCTTCAACCTCGCCGAGAGCGACTAGTTTGCCTTTCGAGAGATCGAGCAGCTGATCGTAGTTGCTCCGTTTGTAATCGTTGCGATAGATATCCGCTGCCAGCACATCGACGTAATCCGAGCCAGGGAAAAAATCAGCGTAATCATAAGCCTCGTCGTTGGGCAAGTTCCGCGGCGAATTCGGCCCCCAAACCCAGATGAGATTGTTCAAATGGAAATAATTTACATACCGATCATACATCATCTTGTACAATCTTGCCGATCCATCGGGGCCTTTTCGATTCCCCCACCAAAACCAGACACCGTTCATTTCATGGTAAGGCCTCCACAGAATGGGAACGCCCAGATTCTGCAGCGCTTTAAGGTAAGTGGCAACTGCATCCACCTGAGACAACCACCGTTCGTACAACCTGGTCCCCGGGGTTATCAATTCCTTCCACTGTTCATCGGATAACTTTCCTTGTATGCTGGTTCTCCAATCGAATGGCGGTTCATCTGACGGCCGCCCTTGGTGCCACATCAGGGTTACGATGTGGCCTTCGAGAAATTGTTTGTATACTTCCTGGATAAGCTGCGAAGCATAGCCCGGTTCGTAATAATCGACGAAGTCATAGCCCAGCAATTCCGGAGATTTTCCCGTAAGGGCCTTTATGTAATCGGAATAAATATATTTGTCTTCGGCACCTGCAAAAACCTGGAGACCGGAAATCGTCTTCCTCCCTCTTATCGAATAAAGGTATGCAAGCAGCTTCTTTGCGGCCGGGGTCGCATCGTGGTTCACGGGCGCGTAAACAGTTTGAGAGTTATAATCCACGTTTTGGGGGCTGGTCTGCCCGACTGCTGAACAACCTCCGATAAAAATAATAGCTGCTATTTCCTTAACCAATCGATTTCTCCGTTTGCAAAAACTAGAGGTCATCATCTTCCCATCAAAACATAGGACAAACTATTCAATCCGGCAAGTCATCGCACGGGTTTTAATCGAGACAAGCATGGTCAATTTTCTGAACTGCGAGCCAATCTTTTCATACAGTTCTCAAGTCCTCGCGTGGTATGATAGTTACATTTCCAAATCGAAGATTTCGACCCCAGTTCGAGGTTCGGGGCCTCGTCGATGCCGCCCCAGAACCAGCCGCCGTATTTGTGATCGATGAGATACCTCTGGACATAATCCCACTGCACGCAGAATTTCAAATAGTAATTGTTCTCATCATCAGGAAATAGCTCCGACATCATTAGAAAAGAGTTTAATGCTTCAATCTGAGACCACCACTCTTTTGTGGACAACACAATCGTTACTTTGTTATCACCTTTGAACTCATATCCGCCGTCGTAGATTCCGCCTTTCTCCTTGTCCCAGCCGTTTGCCAAAGCGAAATCATCAAGCTGTTTGGCAATACGGAGCGTCGTCGTGTCGTTCTTGAGGCCTAACGCCTTTGAAGTTTCGAGCAACAGATAAGCCGTCTCGACATCGTGCCCGAACGAGATGTGGTCTAATTCCAAATGTGATTTTCTATTCTCTTCAGTTGAATCCCGGTACGAAACCAGAGTCCAGTCGCGATTGAAGAATAAAGTCATATATCCCTTGCTGCCGACGACTATGTCTCTTATTTCATGGAACAGCATGTCAAGCCGCTGCCTCAAGGTCTCGTTTGGCCAAACATCGTATAGCTCGGTGAAAGCCTCCATCAGGTGTATCATGGAGTTCTGATCTTTCGGTGGAATCCCTTTGTACCAATCCTTCTGAGGATCACCGTTCACCAAAAGGTTTTGGAAATAACCGCCATACTCAGGATCATAGCTGTGCTTATCCAGCCACTCAAAAGTCTTAACGGCAAGATTCAGTGCAGCAGTGTCTCCAAATGCCCTGTAATATGCGGCAAGACCGTAAATCGCAAAACCGTTTCCGTATGCCGTCTTCCCGGCGGGTCCGTATCCGAACGAGATCGGTTTCCCTTCGCGAGTAACGAGATCATAGAAGCCGCCGTGGTCTTTGTCCCACATTACATTTTTTAAAAACACAAAACCGTGACGAGCATATTCGAGGTAAGGCTCTTTCTCTTTGTAAAAAATAGATCCTGTCGAAAGAGACCACACATGGCGCGCCTGCGTGACGATCATCTTCGCCTGTCGTCCTTCCAATTGCCACTTATAGTTGATGTCGCTGAAGTAACCGCCGTCGACCGTGTCTATGCACAGTGGATAGAACAGATCGAACTCGCTCTTCAAAGCGGATCTAAGTTCCGCTAAGATAGTGTCCTTATTGGTCTCTATGCTCTGTTCGTGTCCGGAAGACTCGGCAGGATTTTGCGCAAGTGCAGTCAGAAGTGGCAACACCGCGAAAGAAAACGTATATCGAGCGTGCAGATGAAAACAATTTCCCATGGTCATCTTATTAAACACAAAGTAAACTATTTTGGCCACTCGGTCAACGAGACAAATGCGTCTCCGTTCTCAATGTGAAGTTAAATGATTCGGAAAACGTCATCTTCACGTAGTCGAACAAGAAACGGTAAAAATTCCGTTCAACACTGGTGAAACATTCTCACTTTTCCGGAACTTCCGCCGGCAAAATCGGCTGCACGGATTCAACTGATAATGTTCTGCTCAACAAGCCTTTCGACGATGCAGTTATCGTTATCTGACCGAATATTTTTTCAGATTCAACGATAACCTGCGCAAGACCGTTGAACGCACGGCGCTTCCACGAGCTTGACGGCGTGATGACCTGAACTAATCCCGGATCCGTATTCAGAATTTCCCACTGATTTCTTTTTACCAAAGGTGGTCCGACCACAGCATAAATGTTCTTTCCGGGATGAAGATAAGAGTGGTCAAGCACGTACTCCTGGCCAGACGCCTCCCTTGACACGTCTTTCACAATGAGGTGACCATTTATGTAAACCGTTTGGACCTGGCATACGCTTTTTGTCAAAAGCGTAATTCGTGATGAATCTGTAATCTGCGGCAAGTCAAAAGTTCCGCGAATCACAACGATCTTGGACGAATCCTGTGGAATACGGCTCTCACGATCCTGCTCGGCAAACGCCGGATCCCAATTAGAATCATCGTAGTCCGGTGTTACTTCCAAAGTATTCCCTGAGCTTCCGACGGCGTGGATTTTCAATCCCGCGATCCTGATCGCGCTTACTGTCTCAAGATACTTCTCGGGCTCGTGAGAAGACGGATCACCATTCCCGACTCCGATAATTTTTCCCGGCCCCTGAAGCCCGAAAACAATTTCATTGTCTCCATCCGGCACCGCTCTCCCCAACGAGTCGACAACTTTCACCGTTATCACCGACACGTCTTCCCCGTCAGCATTTATCGTATCTCTGTCCGGAATAAGTTGAACAGCCACGGGATCCGCTGTAGTTGCGACCCTGTCTGCGACACCTTCTTTTCCGGCATCATATCCCACCGCCTCCAAAGTTCCGGGTTCGTATTTTACGTCCCATGATACATGAG
Coding sequences within:
- a CDS encoding SMP-30/gluconolactonase/LRE family protein, with the protein product MISKILKVKIFLLLILISATSFAQSPVPAGAKVEKLHTGFLQVEGPVWYDGPGLKSATDSTLLFSDIAGNKIYQYDPKTGIATPFLNPSDSSNGMTFDHQGRLVFCQMGFRRVVRMDSSGTITPLASTYQGKKFNSPNDVVVRSDGSIFFTDPPFNVPSGQSRELSFAGIYRISPAGSVRLLDSSLSLPNGICFSNDESKLYINDSQARIVYVWDVVDDSVLANKQVFATIRPTGYADGMKFDSSGNLFCAGPLGVWVFSSNGSCVDTILIPSPDVASNCNWGDHDRKTLYITAGKTLYRIRLANPTSVKTEGNNIHKPSFRLFPNFPNPFNPTTAISYQLATMSRVTLRVYDLLGREVGTLVNEIEEAGAHEVKFDGSRLSSGIYFYRLSTGSLMETKAMVLLK
- a CDS encoding glycosyl hydrolase, whose protein sequence is MVKEIAAIIFIGGCSAVGQTSPQNVDYNSQTVYAPVNHDATPAAKKLLAYLYSIRGRKTISGLQVFAGAEDKYIYSDYIKALTGKSPELLGYDFVDYYEPGYASQLIQEVYKQFLEGHIVTLMWHQGRPSDEPPFDWRTSIQGKLSDEQWKELITPGTRLYERWLSQVDAVATYLKALQNLGVPILWRPYHEMNGVWFWWGNRKGPDGSARLYKMMYDRYVNYFHLNNLIWVWGPNSPRNLPNDEAYDYADFFPGSDYVDVLAADIYRNDYKRSNYDQLLDLSKGKLVALGEVEEAPTPEILRDQSDWTYFMIWAEFVHTNNSDEQIKELFSDPRTITHKVFIDEQFTNNADNE
- a CDS encoding AGE family epimerase/isomerase → MGNCFHLHARYTFSFAVLPLLTALAQNPAESSGHEQSIETNKDTILAELRSALKSEFDLFYPLCIDTVDGGYFSDINYKWQLEGRQAKMIVTQARHVWSLSTGSIFYKEKEPYLEYARHGFVFLKNVMWDKDHGGFYDLVTREGKPISFGYGPAGKTAYGNGFAIYGLAAYYRAFGDTAALNLAVKTFEWLDKHSYDPEYGGYFQNLLVNGDPQKDWYKGIPPKDQNSMIHLMEAFTELYDVWPNETLRQRLDMLFHEIRDIVVGSKGYMTLFFNRDWTLVSYRDSTEENRKSHLELDHISFGHDVETAYLLLETSKALGLKNDTTTLRIAKQLDDFALANGWDKEKGGIYDGGYEFKGDNKVTIVLSTKEWWSQIEALNSFLMMSELFPDDENNYYLKFCVQWDYVQRYLIDHKYGGWFWGGIDEAPNLELGSKSSIWKCNYHTTRGLENCMKRLARSSEN
- a CDS encoding T9SS type A sorting domain-containing protein; this translates as MKHSIPLTIVLVMTFGLNNSLHSSNLVPANDPSIQYYGRWDFSNPLAPTHSWPGVYIFAAFEGTSIGISLNDNFSYYNVFIDDTTFIDFHGTGSGISSYILKTGLQDTVHTILITLRNETNWTKFSFNGFILDSGRTLVPPPSASSRGIEFIGDSYTCASGNLWDSTDAAPSGDWTDLYEGFPSIIARHYGAQYTVTAHSGWGLVLDYLGNYANNLPSIFGSTVAYATAPAWDFSKWKPNLVVICLGLNDYNGWGGYSTGTISAANTSTFKEEYHTFISNIMDVYPHAKILAVAANGITWLQNTIAQVVSEENAIGHTNVFYSYFPYYNGGYVNGGHPNVATHQKIADTLIALIDTIDAWTPFNETTPPSIVRYPDSLFVVTTPTYTLNVRTAEYDTVRYSTSDKPYDEMENQFAVTGTRIHSTVLSCQQGQSYTYYLRAKNAYGITMDTSVVVRFSVDTTKALLTWDGSTAYDLSEWKLGKAPLGNDGAPGDSTKVSSATTVYFRQTVDLSDVASMLDFRVYVKGHDGAVAYVNGKEIGRVNIDPSADVSYDTYAKGPMTLATSIVMSSQDRSAYLKDGKNVVAVEVHSRDTVPPNISFDAIVINNTGLTYINLGQEWYYYDKGNIPPDQLVDKATLFAGGGNSLPERTMLFSNYPNPFNPTTEITYQLSAGGRVTLRVYDVLGRDVATLVNATQAAGRHSVALDGSRFASGVYFYRLETAGYVSTRKMLLLK